One Fundidesulfovibrio terrae genomic window carries:
- a CDS encoding AsmA family protein, translated as MNTSTPRRFPFPLPSVRIILGLAALAAVLAYALPLAATRLIGQETLRAHAQAALSAALERPVDIQGDVRLTMIPWFGLRTGPVTVPNEPGFGPEPLLSVESATIGLRLTALASHTVVVDSVALSSASLRLERDAGGRENWRGLSGGDALAGHVPGGWKVESLPSGLRLWNASLSFTDAASGTSLDLRRLTLNTSQSRPFDFSLSCEVTVNPYGLTGELSAKGEASYGETGGHVLVHSSTATGWLTLPAGTAAPGERVAFTGKVMVHGQQGAFEVSSMVLEGLGARVTGKVNAAGLYDPVPYVYANLAASGGRRGAWTKLLGLDLAGRAPTDRAGTPALRQAAPEGDIEAELELSSTPSGWLANKAVLRDGPARVGGTAKNIGGDVSFDLSADGWDLGSWLTPAALPGGRAGGWAGNGVKSLSGRFSGRNLRAGTLDIEDLEFAARSGQSEFRIYPFTARVDQGMFSADIRVKPDPAVNVFSVSAALTPLTQDGPGAGQPQALGEVNMNGEAGPSGVTGKLRLALGDFARNWKPSWMPRDASKAWELLGGGAAQASFTLPRSGEWGLDGLDVRTGGSRFTGRIAGGRAATVLDLQADRLELEKLRQLAALFGADGRGFAPVPLEGRIAAKRLSLPGLDVDDLLLAGQAAPEALKLSTVSGSALGGKFTGGIEMESARGSAALSMTLAASGMQGAALSAQVPHLPKIAGPVACQVSAESQSGTLASVWQGLHGQADLQMGQGSVTFSPGEAGALPWPVSRATASLKFSAKPAPQGGERVREAALADVSGLVKVDSPGVVRSSQVEVKGQVGLDASGRPLWFRQPRAEGSHLLSLGFLGPGKTARATWAGRIEADFDTGGFSLSGVDLNLAGVPGKVSVAGQPGPSGQGGPVLSGSVDIPEFNPRDAAPRLGLSLPAGADPNVWRRARFSCDIGGTLKEVRLTRIQASLDDAIISGQALVSGPKNRLDLAVSSLDLDRLAPVPQAADQSKRPEEPLPLAELRELNLEAKVRFGWLMKDRLVWENALTEFSAQGGRFQLRQTAPSFYGGPYLFDLRGDARGGELKAQLELKLSGFSAPALLKDLAGAETLTKGQCDFSVNVEMHGATDRALRRKASGSAGFEVRSGALAIRGAPAKRDSTAAPVVGDRDAPPPPPPPSDGVPFSKMGANFSVREGLAVTRDLVLTGPTLTAKGDGWVSLDDERIDLNLMASVPEVGEVPVRISGSLYDPRLDIDKSKVLGDTLMNLFKGVIGIPGNVLNQLRRVF; from the coding sequence ATGAACACATCCACGCCCAGACGTTTCCCCTTCCCGCTGCCCTCCGTCAGGATCATCCTGGGCCTGGCCGCCCTGGCCGCCGTGCTGGCCTATGCCCTGCCCCTGGCGGCCACCAGGTTGATCGGCCAGGAGACCCTGCGCGCCCACGCCCAGGCGGCCCTGTCCGCCGCCCTGGAGCGTCCGGTGGACATCCAGGGGGACGTGCGCCTGACCATGATCCCCTGGTTCGGCCTGCGCACGGGTCCGGTCACGGTTCCCAACGAGCCCGGCTTCGGCCCCGAGCCCCTGCTTTCCGTGGAATCCGCCACCATCGGGCTTCGCCTGACGGCCCTGGCCTCCCACACCGTGGTGGTGGACTCCGTGGCCCTGTCCTCGGCCTCCCTGCGCCTGGAACGCGATGCGGGCGGACGCGAGAACTGGCGAGGACTGTCCGGAGGCGATGCCCTGGCCGGACACGTTCCCGGCGGCTGGAAGGTGGAGAGCCTGCCCTCGGGGCTCAGGCTCTGGAACGCCAGCCTCAGCTTCACCGACGCCGCGAGCGGCACGTCCCTGGACCTGCGCCGCCTGACCCTGAACACCAGCCAGTCCAGGCCCTTCGATTTCTCCCTCTCATGCGAAGTGACGGTGAACCCGTACGGGCTCACCGGCGAACTCAGCGCCAAGGGCGAGGCCAGCTACGGCGAGACCGGCGGGCATGTGCTGGTGCACTCGTCCACGGCGACAGGATGGCTGACCCTTCCCGCCGGAACGGCGGCCCCCGGCGAGCGGGTGGCCTTCACCGGCAAGGTCATGGTCCACGGCCAGCAGGGGGCCTTCGAGGTCTCCAGCATGGTGCTGGAGGGGCTCGGCGCGCGTGTGACCGGCAAAGTCAACGCGGCAGGCCTCTATGACCCCGTGCCTTACGTATACGCCAACCTGGCGGCCAGCGGCGGCAGGCGCGGAGCCTGGACGAAGCTTCTGGGCCTGGACCTGGCCGGGCGCGCCCCGACGGACAGGGCGGGCACGCCGGCCTTGCGCCAGGCCGCCCCGGAAGGGGACATCGAGGCCGAACTGGAGCTGAGCTCCACCCCCAGCGGCTGGCTGGCCAACAAGGCCGTGCTCCGCGACGGTCCGGCCCGTGTCGGCGGCACGGCCAAGAACATCGGCGGAGACGTCTCCTTCGACCTGTCCGCCGACGGCTGGGACCTGGGCTCCTGGCTCACTCCGGCCGCGCTTCCGGGCGGGCGGGCGGGCGGATGGGCGGGCAATGGCGTCAAAAGCCTGAGCGGACGGTTCTCGGGCCGGAACCTGCGCGCAGGGACGCTCGACATCGAGGACCTGGAGTTCGCGGCACGCTCGGGACAGAGCGAATTCAGGATCTATCCCTTCACCGCCAGGGTGGACCAGGGCATGTTCTCGGCCGATATCCGGGTCAAGCCCGACCCCGCCGTCAACGTTTTTTCCGTTTCCGCCGCGCTCACCCCCCTGACGCAAGATGGCCCGGGCGCGGGCCAGCCGCAAGCCCTGGGAGAGGTGAACATGAACGGCGAGGCGGGCCCTTCCGGCGTTACGGGGAAACTGCGCCTCGCGCTGGGAGATTTCGCCAGGAACTGGAAACCCTCCTGGATGCCCCGGGACGCCTCAAAGGCATGGGAGCTGCTCGGTGGCGGAGCGGCCCAGGCGTCCTTCACCCTCCCCCGGTCCGGGGAATGGGGCCTCGACGGCCTGGACGTGCGCACCGGCGGGTCGCGCTTCACGGGCAGGATCGCGGGAGGCCGGGCCGCCACCGTGCTGGACCTCCAGGCCGACCGGCTCGAGCTGGAAAAGCTTCGCCAGCTGGCCGCTCTGTTCGGGGCCGACGGCAGGGGGTTCGCCCCCGTCCCGCTGGAAGGCCGCATCGCGGCCAAGCGCCTGAGCCTGCCCGGCCTGGACGTGGACGACCTGCTCCTGGCCGGACAGGCGGCCCCCGAAGCGCTCAAGCTCTCCACGGTGTCGGGCTCGGCCCTGGGCGGCAAGTTCACCGGCGGGATCGAGATGGAATCCGCGCGCGGTAGCGCCGCCCTATCCATGACCCTGGCGGCCTCGGGCATGCAGGGCGCCGCTTTGTCGGCCCAGGTCCCGCACCTGCCGAAGATCGCCGGGCCCGTGGCCTGCCAGGTGAGCGCCGAATCCCAGTCGGGAACGCTCGCGTCCGTTTGGCAGGGGCTTCACGGCCAGGCCGACCTCCAGATGGGGCAGGGGTCGGTCACGTTCTCTCCCGGCGAGGCGGGCGCGCTGCCCTGGCCGGTGAGCCGGGCCACCGCGTCGCTCAAGTTCTCGGCCAAGCCCGCCCCCCAGGGCGGCGAACGCGTGCGCGAGGCGGCCCTGGCGGACGTTTCGGGCCTGGTGAAGGTGGATTCGCCGGGGGTGGTGCGCTCCTCCCAGGTGGAGGTGAAGGGGCAGGTGGGCCTGGACGCTTCGGGCAGGCCCCTGTGGTTTCGCCAGCCTCGGGCCGAGGGGTCGCACCTTTTGTCCCTGGGCTTCCTGGGGCCGGGCAAGACCGCCCGCGCAACCTGGGCGGGCAGGATCGAGGCGGACTTCGACACAGGCGGCTTCAGCCTCTCGGGCGTGGACCTCAACCTGGCCGGGGTGCCCGGCAAAGTCTCTGTCGCCGGCCAGCCCGGCCCAAGCGGCCAGGGCGGGCCGGTCCTTTCCGGCAGCGTGGACATCCCCGAATTCAACCCCCGCGACGCGGCCCCGCGCCTGGGCCTGTCCCTGCCCGCAGGGGCCGACCCCAACGTCTGGCGGCGGGCCCGGTTCTCCTGCGACATCGGGGGCACGCTCAAGGAGGTGCGCCTGACGCGCATCCAGGCGTCCCTGGACGACGCCATCATTTCCGGGCAGGCCCTGGTCAGCGGCCCGAAGAACCGCCTGGATCTGGCCGTGAGCTCGCTGGATCTGGACAGGCTGGCCCCGGTCCCCCAGGCGGCCGACCAGTCCAAGCGGCCCGAAGAGCCCCTGCCCCTGGCCGAGCTGAGAGAGTTGAACCTGGAAGCCAAGGTACGCTTCGGCTGGCTCATGAAGGACCGGCTGGTGTGGGAGAACGCCCTCACCGAGTTCTCCGCCCAGGGAGGGCGTTTCCAGCTGCGCCAGACCGCTCCCTCGTTCTACGGAGGCCCCTATCTGTTCGACCTGCGCGGCGACGCGCGCGGGGGCGAACTCAAGGCCCAGCTTGAGCTCAAGCTGTCCGGATTCTCCGCCCCTGCCCTGCTCAAGGATCTGGCCGGGGCCGAGACGCTCACCAAGGGCCAGTGCGATTTCTCGGTGAACGTGGAGATGCATGGCGCCACGGACCGGGCGCTCCGCCGCAAGGCCTCCGGATCGGCCGGCTTCGAGGTGCGAAGCGGCGCCCTGGCCATCCGAGGAGCACCGGCCAAGCGGGACTCCACGGCGGCTCCGGTCGTGGGCGACCGGGACGCGCCGCCGCCCCCCCCGCCTCCCTCCGATGGCGTGCCCTTCTCCAAAATGGGTGCGAACTTTTCGGTTCGCGAGGGCCTGGCCGTCACCAGGGACCTGGTGCTGACCGGCCCCACCCTTACGGCCAAGGGCGACGGCTGGGTCAGCCTGGACGACGAGCGCATCGACCTGAACCTGATGGCCTCGGTGCCGGAGGTGGGGGAGGTTCCCGTGCGCATAAGCGGTTCCCTCTACGACCCGAGGCTCGACATCGACAAATCCAAGGTTCTCGGCGACACCCTCATGAACCTGTTCAAGGGCGTCATAGGCATCCCGGGTAATGTGCTCAACCAGCTCAGAAGAGTGTTCTAG
- a CDS encoding PAS domain-containing sensor histidine kinase has product MQDDEKPREQILAELEAARLRLAELEACVQGEPGLANAPVSSQALLAAILKGTTDAVFAKDTAGRYLLINEAGAAFCGKPANEIIGRDDTACFGPETARTLMERDRTVMESGATATFEEICICSTDGRILTFHSTKGPLKDRRGNIIGLFGIARDITAHKEAAARLLQAKEQAEAATRAKSEFLANMSHEVRTPLNGVLGMLQLLATTELDQEQAEYVRTAEQASLRLAQLLSDILDLSKVESGTLTLRDVEFSLAEVRDSVLALFAPAAREKGLTLDFRVDPRLPDRLMGDEVRLRQILLNLVGNAIKFTDAGEVTVQAELASEEAPSPVPVRITVSDTGCGIPDSQLGRIFEPFVQADGSYVRRTGGAGLGLAIVKRLTAMMGADISITSHPGAGTRMSATFPFGLPGKGARPAPRPGRVCADRKTLRVLLVEDDRTNQLTIRRMLEKAGHGVDTAGDGREALAKVAGGGFDCVLMDVEMPVLDGVEATRVIRTSPEYAGMSRIPIIALTAHAMAGDREKFLEAGMDDYLAKPVAMQDLRRILDWVSCAGNNGGASSKD; this is encoded by the coding sequence ATGCAGGATGATGAGAAGCCCAGGGAGCAGATCCTGGCCGAGCTCGAAGCCGCGCGGCTTCGTCTCGCGGAGCTTGAAGCCTGCGTGCAGGGCGAGCCAGGGTTGGCGAACGCCCCGGTGAGCAGCCAGGCCCTGCTCGCCGCCATCCTCAAGGGGACCACCGACGCCGTGTTCGCCAAGGACACCGCCGGACGCTACCTGCTCATCAACGAGGCCGGGGCCGCATTCTGCGGCAAACCCGCAAACGAAATCATCGGCCGCGACGATACGGCGTGCTTCGGTCCCGAGACGGCACGCACGCTCATGGAACGGGACCGCACGGTCATGGAATCCGGCGCGACCGCCACCTTCGAGGAAATCTGCATCTGCAGCACGGACGGCCGCATCCTCACCTTTCATTCCACAAAGGGCCCCCTCAAGGACAGGCGCGGCAACATCATCGGCTTGTTCGGCATCGCCCGGGACATCACCGCCCACAAGGAGGCCGCGGCCAGGCTGCTCCAGGCCAAGGAGCAGGCCGAAGCGGCCACCAGGGCCAAATCCGAGTTCCTGGCCAACATGAGCCACGAGGTCCGGACCCCCCTCAACGGGGTGCTGGGCATGCTCCAGCTGCTGGCCACCACCGAACTCGACCAGGAGCAGGCCGAGTACGTGCGCACGGCCGAGCAGGCGTCGTTGCGACTGGCCCAGCTGCTCTCGGACATCCTGGACCTGTCCAAGGTGGAATCCGGCACGCTCACCCTGCGCGACGTGGAATTCAGCCTGGCCGAGGTGCGCGACAGCGTCCTGGCCCTTTTCGCCCCCGCCGCCCGGGAAAAAGGACTCACCCTCGATTTCCGCGTCGATCCCCGCCTGCCTGACCGGCTTATGGGCGACGAGGTACGACTGAGGCAGATTCTCCTCAACCTGGTGGGCAACGCCATCAAGTTCACGGATGCAGGGGAAGTCACGGTCCAGGCCGAGCTGGCCTCCGAGGAGGCTCCATCACCCGTGCCGGTGCGCATCACCGTTTCCGACACCGGGTGCGGCATCCCCGACTCACAGCTCGGGCGCATCTTCGAGCCCTTCGTCCAGGCGGACGGTTCCTATGTCCGCAGGACGGGCGGGGCCGGGCTTGGCCTGGCCATAGTCAAGCGCCTGACCGCCATGATGGGCGCGGACATCTCCATTACGAGCCACCCCGGAGCCGGGACGCGCATGAGCGCCACCTTCCCCTTCGGGCTGCCCGGCAAGGGCGCGCGGCCCGCTCCTCGGCCCGGACGCGTCTGCGCCGACCGCAAAACCTTGCGGGTGCTCCTGGTGGAGGACGACCGGACCAACCAGCTCACCATCCGGCGTATGCTGGAAAAGGCCGGGCACGGGGTGGACACGGCGGGCGACGGGCGGGAGGCCCTGGCCAAGGTCGCCGGGGGAGGCTTCGACTGCGTGCTGATGGACGTGGAAATGCCCGTGCTCGACGGCGTGGAGGCCACCAGAGTCATCCGGACCTCGCCGGAATACGCGGGGATGTCCCGCATCCCCATCATCGCCCTGACCGCCCACGCCATGGCCGGCGACCGCGAGAAATTCCTGGAGGCCGGCATGGACGACTACCTAGCCAAACCCGTGGCCATGCAGGATCTCAGGCGCATCCTGGACTGGGTATCCTGTGCGGGAAATAACGGAGGGGCTTCCAGCAAGGACTAG